The following proteins are co-located in the Halococcus salsus genome:
- a CDS encoding PH domain-containing protein, producing the protein MRLHRLSAPLRAASDLEIGQVLLLGGGGAVVGSEGGMGGGIVTGLAIVLVLFVVQLGWEILYVQRFAYRLTDDSLDIDSGVLSRRERSIPIRRVQNVDITRDPFARLAGLAAVAFETAGGGDDAEGEIRYVTTTEAERLRNEIQRLKRANTGSGSGETTDSIDENRTETTDEDREELFVLSTRDLLAASALSLDLRPLLPVALLVFEGTRYLPNGFASAVVGSPRLGVVLTAVGSFLAGAAVTFARFYGFRLWRSGDELRYERGLVSRYTGSIPFEKIQHLVVSENVLLRRFGYAALDVETAGYGSQSAATRGSESVVPFAERGAVLALARSIDGFEFDTPTFSRPPKRARRRYAGRYAIAVLLVTGGLFVANRLFNFDPLQWWFAPLALLIAAPFAAHYTWLHRGVATDEGFVLTRNGFWRRTTEVVPYYRVQTVNEDHTLFQRRWDLATVVVDTAGTGSLGREGARAVDFDRHEADALRETVRQRLRRSVIERRVERRRRSSGS; encoded by the coding sequence ATGAGGCTCCACCGGCTGTCGGCCCCGCTGCGCGCGGCGTCCGACCTCGAGATCGGACAGGTCCTGCTGCTCGGCGGCGGCGGTGCGGTCGTCGGCAGCGAGGGCGGGATGGGGGGCGGCATCGTCACCGGGCTCGCCATCGTCCTCGTGCTGTTCGTCGTCCAACTGGGGTGGGAGATACTCTACGTCCAGCGGTTCGCCTACCGGCTCACCGACGACAGCCTCGACATCGACTCCGGGGTGCTCTCGCGACGCGAACGGTCCATCCCGATCCGGCGGGTCCAGAACGTCGACATCACCCGGGACCCGTTCGCGCGGCTCGCGGGGCTCGCGGCGGTGGCGTTCGAGACCGCCGGCGGGGGCGACGACGCCGAGGGTGAGATCCGCTACGTCACCACGACGGAGGCCGAACGCCTCCGGAACGAGATCCAGCGGCTGAAGCGCGCGAACACCGGGAGCGGGTCGGGCGAAACGACCGATTCGATCGACGAGAACCGGACGGAAACGACGGACGAGGACCGAGAGGAACTGTTCGTCCTCTCGACCCGCGACCTCCTGGCGGCGAGCGCTCTCTCGCTCGACCTCAGACCGCTCCTGCCGGTGGCGCTGCTGGTCTTCGAGGGGACGCGGTATCTCCCGAACGGGTTCGCGAGCGCCGTGGTCGGCAGCCCGAGGCTCGGCGTGGTGCTGACCGCCGTCGGGTCGTTCCTCGCGGGCGCGGCCGTGACCTTCGCCCGGTTCTACGGGTTCCGGCTCTGGCGGTCGGGCGACGAACTCCGCTACGAACGCGGGCTGGTGAGCCGGTACACGGGGTCGATACCGTTCGAGAAGATCCAGCACCTCGTCGTGAGCGAGAACGTCCTCTTGCGCCGGTTCGGCTACGCGGCGCTCGACGTCGAGACCGCGGGCTACGGGAGCCAGAGCGCGGCCACCCGGGGCTCGGAGTCGGTCGTCCCGTTCGCCGAGCGCGGGGCGGTGCTGGCGCTCGCGCGCTCGATAGACGGGTTCGAGTTCGACACACCGACCTTCTCCCGACCGCCGAAGCGTGCCCGACGGCGCTACGCCGGCCGGTACGCCATCGCAGTCCTACTGGTGACCGGCGGGCTGTTCGTCGCGAACCGACTGTTCAATTTCGACCCCCTCCAGTGGTGGTTCGCACCGCTCGCGCTCCTGATCGCCGCGCCGTTCGCGGCCCACTACACCTGGCTCCATCGCGGCGTGGCGACCGACGAGGGGTTCGTGCTGACCCGCAACGGCTTCTGGCGACGGACCACCGAGGTGGTCCCCTATTACCGCGTTCAGACCGTGAACGAGGACCATACGCTCTTCCAGCGCCGGTGGGACCTCGCCACGGTCGTGGTCGACACCGCGGGGACGGGGAGCCTGGGTCGCGAGGGCGCACGCGCCGTGGATTTCGACCGTCACGAGGCCGACGCGCTTCGTGAGACCGTCCGACAGCGGCTTCGACGAAGCGTGATCGAGCGCCGGGTGGAGCGCCGCCGCCGGTCCAGCGGCTCGTGA